In Panicum virgatum strain AP13 chromosome 5K, P.virgatum_v5, whole genome shotgun sequence, the genomic window GCACACTATTGTGGCCCAGGCTCCAAAACTTTTCTGGGTCCACCGCTGCAGCATAGTTGGTATGACTAGAAATATACAGCAAAACAATGCCATTTTTCATGCCAACCAAAAAGATAATCGAGTACATGACACAGAAATAAGTGATGTTGCTCTTCctaatattattattttatagtAATAGCTATATAAGCAAATTCATTAATAAATCTACATTCTTTGAAAAAATGCAAAACATTTAACTTAGTGAAAGCTGTACCGGTTAAGAAGTTGCCGCTTTGATGGGTCAGAAAACACAATTTGTCCCAAGCGAGCTCTGTCAATTTCTCCGTTGTCCAACAAAATTTCATCCCCAAAGGCTTTTACAATCTTCTTCCAACCTCCAGTACCTTGCTGCACTACATTCTATATATGCAATGCTACAAAATTAGTACAACAAATATTTGTCACCTCTCACAGGCTTATGCTCATGGCATCAAGTGAAAAAATATAACTCGAGAAGTACTATTAATATCTAATAGACATGCTTTGCAGTGCAATTTATATATCTAAGCCATGCTTGGCAGCAGCTACTGTTGTGGTTTGCGAGTACAATTGTTGCTAGGCCACATATCAAAATGACAGAAAAATACTTCTCCATGCATTATGGTGGCACTGATTCTGTTATAGTTGCCAATTTGTTGTCCAAGCTATTATTATTTATCGATTAAAGGAACAATTGTATGATTTTAAAACCTCCAACCATCACAAGACTATGTTTGTGAGGTTGCCAATCCCTGTTATCATGTTATTATTGGTACAAGATCTGTTCTAAACAGTTCCCATTGGAAGAAGAGAATAATAAGATCTGCAAATAAGTTCAGgaatcttttttattttgagtCTGGAGTGAATGTACATATCTGCAATGAGTGAGATGAATGCCACAGCTTTATGTGAAAATTAACAGGATTCTTTCTTGGACCATAACTACATAGGCGGAGGTAGGTGGTGGACTCCAATTATCAACACTAACTTATCTCCCCCGTACAGACCAGGCTCTACCTCCTCTTGATTTGGCCAAAAGTATAATTGGCACAACCATATGTGACTTTTGTTGAACAAAAGCATACAAAGACTGAAGTTTTGGCGTCCAGTTATTCGTACTAAATGCACAAGGACCAGGTTGTTCCTCTTGATTCTCGCCAAAAGCACTGCTAAGCATAATTGACAAGTCTAAGTTTTACAGTGAGACCTAAAGTGTACCAAATTTGACAACATTATACAAATGCTGGCAGCTTAAAGCTACAAACCTTGAGGCTAAAACTAAGTAGGCTTTGCACGGAATCGTCAGATAAGTCAAGGACTGGGCAGCCCACTTAGTTTATCCGAGCAAcgacgtcggcgtcgacgaTAGGGACTCCGGCGTCCTTGAAGAGGACACAGTGCTCTTCCCGGAGGCGATCCCGCCCGTCAACCCCACCAGCCTCATCTCCTAGGTTTCCCCCCTCTCGCTGCAAACAAAAGCAGCGTACATCCTCAGTAGCCGATCTCTTACTTCCACAGGGAACGGAGCACTAGGACCAAAGGAGATCCAAATTTGGGGAGATGGAGTTTACCTGTAGGTGTTGCAGTCGATGGCGCTCCGGTGGTGTCGGATCGGGTAGCGATGGGTTGGAGGAAGGGACCGGGGTAGGGGAGGAGGggaagtccggcggcggcgcagcaggttTTGTGGCGGCGTTTCCTAGTCGAGGGAAAAGAATATGGGGGCAGGCCGACTATCAACGAGCTGAGCTACGAGACTGTTCGGCTTGTTTCGGCTTATTTCCTCTCACAGAATATTATTCGTTCTACCAGCTCTATACTATTTATGCGGTCAGTCGAACAGGCTCTAAGATCCCATTTGGATCAGATTCTAGATTTTGATAAGCTAGGATTTTGGATGAATTAGAGAATCTGGATTTAGGATAAAATGGCTGTTTGGAGATGTGGATTGTAGCTGATAATCAGGGGCGGGAAGCCGGGGACGCGGCTGAGCGGGACTGGCGGCAAAGACCGAAGCTTGCCCAGGCAGGGAGAGGCGAGACGGGCGGTGACTGCTGGTAGGGACGAAGGCGGCGATGGCCTATGTGGGGAGGGGCAGGGacaagtggtggtggtggcggtggcggaccAGCTGTGGCTGCGGCGTCCTGTGCGGGGTATGGCCGTAAAGGCGGGGACAGCCGGCAAGAGCGGTTGCGCTTGCGTAGCCGGCGGAGGAGGGAAGCGGGAGTCGAGGACGGCGACTAGAAGGCGGAGGTGGTGAACGAGGACAGAGACGCGGGGAGGGAGACGTGCAGCGCTTGAGACCGACAGGGACAATGGTAGATGGATAATTTGTCCATGAAGTTCATGGGCAAAAATGTAATTGCAGCACAAGCTGGAATTAGCTTCGCTCCGGCTTCTAGCAGGATTTTATGGGCCTGTTCTATCACATTGCGGGTACCaattaagagtattaaatatagattaattataaatttATTTCATAAATGAAAGCTAATTGTCGAGATGAATATAATAACCTTAATTAGACCTTGATTTGACAATATTGTGATAAGTAAACATGTGCCAATCATGGGCTGATTAGACTTAATGAGTTCGTCTCAACAATTAGCCGCGACTATTACAATTAGTTTTGCAATTAATCCTTATTTATTCTATCTAATCGATGTCAAAAGAGAGGACTAAAATAAGTCCCTATAGATCCAAACACCACTTCAAGAATCTGCATTGAAATCTAGCCTGTTTGTAAGCCTAACAGATTCTACCTTCTAGATTTCCAAAATCTACCATCTTCCAAACGGAGCCTATGTTCGGAAGtagctttctttttttttagggtTTTTTTAGGGGTAGTTCAGGGTTAGCTTGAGGGATCCtgctgcaaaaaaaattgagaatcAAACGATGCGGCTCATCAAATCAATTGAATAACTCACAAGCTCGCAAAGGACTCACACAACAAATTAGCTGGTGGGCCTAGATTCGCCATTGCGTGGCCTGGTAGTATTGAATTGTTCAACTTCAAAAAGTTTCTATATCATCCACTAGATCAGTTTCACAACCACAAATCTAAAATCTAAAAGTACATATTCCAAAGGAAATTTTTACACTGATGGTATTATACAGGAAGTACATTCTACATTTAGCGATGTAAATCACTCCAAGAGACAAGTTCTTGCTCCATGGTATAGCATCGAGTGGCTTCATGATTATTTATGGAGTCAGAAATCGCTCCGAGCTGATTATATTGAGCAAGAGAACTTGAGTTGGACTTAGACAGTAACAATGGCTCAATTTCATTCTCCACTTGCAAATCTTCTCGACTGTTCTTAGTTATCTTACCCCGTAAGAGCTGCAGTCTTAACTCCACCTCTCTCATTGTAGGCCTCTCTTCTCGTTGAACCTTTAAACATATCTCTGCAAGTGAAGCCATCACATCAATTTCCCCCTGGCTTGCTTCCTCAATAACCTGAGGATCCAATATTTCTATGGTAGTTTTATCCCGTAGTCTTTGAAGGAAGCAATGAGACAAATTCCGCTTTTCACCCAAGCAATTGAGAAAAATTGGTTTCCTCCTTGTTAGTAGCTCAACTAGTATCACACCAAAGCTATAAACGTCACTTTTCTCATTTAACTGTCCTGTATGGTAATACTCAGGATCTAAGTACCCAAACGTCCCCTGCACAATGGTGACAACATGAGTCTCATCAATAGAAATGGATCTTGAAGCACCAAAATCTGAAACCTTTGCAGTGAAACTGTCATTTAACAGTATGTTGGCAGACTTCACATCCCGATGGAAGATAGGGATCGAAGCAGCTGAATGGAGATATGAAAGAGCAGTTGCAGCCTCAAGAGCAATCCTTGTACGATCATCCCATGTTAACAAGCATTTGGCACTCAAATCACCATGAAGTAGGTCATAAAGTGTGCCATTTGAGATGAACTCGTACACAAGCAGAGGCACCTCAGATTCAAGGCAGCAACCAAAAAGCTTCACTACATTGCGATGAATAATTTGAGACAAGATGGCTACCTCATTTATAAATTGATCAATCTCACTTTGCTCCACGATTTTGGACTTTTTTATGGCTACCACACGTTGATCTGATAAAATTCCCTTGTAAACTGTACCATGACCTCCACTGCCAACAATCCGTGTTGAATCGAAGTTATTTGTAGCTGTCTCCAAGTCTTCTAAAGAAAATATCTTTGTGCTATGTGTAGCACTTTCGTCAGACGATATTAGCAGCTCTAGGAGTAGACCTTTGTTTCTCCGGAAGCATGCCCTTCGAATTGTCTTTCGTATGTGTCGTTTCCACTGCTGGACTAATATGGTTGTACTTAAAGTGAGGACTAAAACTCCCAAGCCACAGCCAAGTCCAATAGCAATGGCTGCACAAGTAATTATTTATACGAAGTGGGGTCAGATTTACAACTTGATCATATTGTTTGTTTCTCCTTGCAAAAGAAAAGGGCTACGATGTTTGCTGGAAGTAACGAGGTGAGGTTTAAATACATACCAATAACAAGGCTACGATGTTTGCTGGAAGTGCATTGCATTTCCACACGATCAAACAATGTCCCTTGAGGGCAGCTGGTGCAAATGAAGCTTCCTTCCAAGTTATGGCATGTTCCATCACATTTGTACGGTACCAAACACTCGTTAGTATCTGCGAGTGCCATTCTAGAATGTGAGCTGAATTGCATAATATGTCTATTTCAGTGTATTCAAAATTCCAACTAGACAGTACTTGTTTCCTTGTACTACGTTTCAGAATAACAACACAAatcatttttaaaaaaaaggcaaaATAGCCATAATCGTCCCTGAACTATCGAACTCGGCTTAATTTCGTCTCTCAACTATCAAAGTGCAAATTTAGTCCCTGAACTATACAAATAGGTTTGTTTTCATCCTTATGCTGAGTCGGCATGCCACGGTGGACTGCCCCGTCAGCGGCGAGTGAGCTTAGGATTGCCAACTCAGCATAAGGACGAGAACAGACTCATTTGGATAGCATAGGGACCAAATTGGCCCTTTTGATAGTTGAGAGACGAAATTGAGCCGAGCTCGATAGTTCAGGAACGATTTTGACTATTTCGCCTTTAAAGAATATTCACATGTTATGTGGCATATACATTGTTgattgttttttacaaaaagttTTCTACCACTTCATATTTCGGTTACCAAGTTATAACCAGTTCTTTAGAAATTAATTATGCCTACTATAAAATACAACAGATGTATAGGCATATACCATTACAACCATTCCTGATGTAAGGGTTTCCTTCATAACCGTGTGAACACTTGCAACGATAACCAATGTAGACATCTCCATGGGTGACATTTGTGCACTCACTGTTTGCACTGATGCAAGCATATCTGGTATGCTTCTTTGCCACGTCACATGTAGTATTGCTGATAGCCCATTTCCAAATACCATATTGCTCAGAGAAATCAACATCCAATAGATATTGATACGAACTATGTGGCACATATTTAGGGTCATAGGATTGGTTGACAAATAGGAGTCCTTCATCGATAGAAATATTTACCACCAGATATTGCAGGCCTGGCGGTGATCCAAGCAGGGGTTGGTTCGATGTACAATTCAGTCCGAATTTCGTACTGGCCGTACATTCTGGTTCAAGCCCAAAGGGGAATGGTATACTTGTATTGCCACATGATCTTGAACAATTCAGCTTTTGGTGACTGGGGTTGTACTGATCATCTGTTGCATTTAACGATATTAATAACAAAGTGACTCGCCACGAATACCAAAGTAGCAAGTCAATAAAAATGTTTGAATACAAAATATTTTATTCTtgttcaacaaatttgtttttATATATGTTAACATTAGCAAATGGAAAAGGCTTTTCTATGTAATGACAAAATGTCAAAGAACAAAGAAATGTAAGATAAAACCATGAGTGAGTGATCATATCTATGAACGAAAGCTATATTTATGAATGATTTACATGATATTTCATTGTAATTTATAGGGGAAAATTGAGGGAATTTCCCAcgtaaaaatcatagaaatgaGAAATTAATATTATAGTAGTGATAATATTAATAATATGACAATGATAGGAGAGGTCACTGCTACAGAACGATTTGTAGCAACATCCTGTTTTTTAAGAGGCGGGTCAAAATGCAACTCGTTTCTACAAAAGAAGTGATGTTACTAGTGATACGGTATGCATGTATGCATTCATAGGGATATGGTGTGTGCACGCGCGTGTCTGTATGTGAGTGTGATATGTGTTCTGCGTTCTGCTAAAAGGAAAAAGAGTCAAGTTTGTTTTGTAAGCTGCCGATGCAAAGATCAGgaaataaaattaaaatgaaTAAAAGAAGTATGCAAATATGCACATGCAAAATCATAAACTGATCATGCAGGATAACGTCGCCGTTAGAGTTCCAGTATTTACCTATGCACCCGCCGACAAGGTAGGGATTGCCGTTATCAAATTCGTTGGCGCAGGAACACGTGTAGCCTCCGTATCCATCATCATAATCCTCACAATCGTTTACGTCAGCACAGGCATACAACTCAGCATACATCTTGGCTTTTCGACAAGTCGGCTGATCTGTGATCACAGGACGTAGGTATGCCGTAGCAGCGCCAATGGTGCTTTGGTTAATCTTATCGAACAACAGATCAGCCATGCTAAAAGCATAGTCCCAACCCTCGTATTCTACTAAGAAAGCTTTGACGGTAGCATTCGCAAGGGCAACTATAGGAGGCACTGCTTCTTCCTTTTGAATGATGGAAAGTCTAAAGGCACGAACGGACCTATAGAACTGGATGCTGCAGCATCCTATGCCGCTACAGCCTCCTCGCTCCGCTTCCTGCTTTTCCAAGGCCGCCATATCACTGCACGTGCTGGTGCAGTATCCCATCAGGTTGCCGGGACCGGTATTATTGTGGTCGAACAAAAAGGCCTCAACGCCGCACCCGACAATCACCACAGCTGTCTCCTCCGTGATAAAAAGGCTCTTTCCAGGAGCCTGCCACGACCGGCTGTAATTGCCAGACGCACCCGGACTGGTGGCGATGTTGAAGACGATAGACGCGTCAGCAGCGCCCCATAGATATTGCTGGACGATCTCGGTGGTAGTCGTGGTGTTGGCCAGGAAGAGTTTGGGAGGTCTGGTGCTGTTGTTGCAGGTGACCTCGAAGCCCGGGCGGAAGCAGCTCCGCCCGATGCCGAAGGGGTACGAGATGTTCACGCCTCCACAGGATTTGGGGCAGTGCgcgaggtcggcggcggtggggggcgCGGCAGATACCCCCAGCACGGCGGTGGCTGCAGCCATGAGGGCTAGGCATGCCAATAACTCGAACCACCACCGCTGGGTAGCGCGGACGGTAGTAGATGCCTCCATACGAGGCATGTTGCTACAAAGTTTCCTACTCTAGCTTGCGCGCGGGATTCTAGTGTACTTGTGTTTCAGGATCTTAACTGGAGTTCCTGCAGCCCTGGAGAAAGTATATAGTGCTAGCAGTAGTATAGTAAACCACGTGCACGTACGATGACCGCCTCCGGCAGGGCTGCAGGCTGTGACTTGCGATTGCGAGACTTGCTTGGAAGTCAGTCGGTCCATGGCTGCACGTGACGACAGTGAAGTTGTGTAGCGGCTTAACTTGTGAGTCCCCATCCTAGCTAGTTGTAAATATAATAATTATGGTGGGGAATGGAGCACTGACCGAAGATGTAGGAAAAAAGAAGAATAGTAAGATTTACAGTTGTGTCCGGACCAATGCAAACCTGTAGGTGACTTGTATTCCCACTGGCCTCCGGCGACAGTTGTGTCGTTTATGCAAACCTGTCATGCCATTTTCATGATATGTATGTATGGGGTCACGACTACCATGGAGATAAGAATCCTAGCCGTGCCCCCTACGCCAATAAACTTTCGCCATTCAGGAAAAAATATACTAGCTCTAATATTGAATTCTCACGAAGCCCATAGAATAATTAAACCCTAAACAACAATCCACTGAAAGATACACAGTAGCCTTCTGAGACAAATATTTCAAGCCTGGCCACCACTCGCCACTTAATTTTTTCTACCATTCTAccaagagagagagtgtgtgtgtgttgtcgTCCTGGTCGATGGTGACCGGAGGGACGGATACCCTTGGGCCTAGGTACTGAATAATAAGGCCTTCTCCAGTGCGTTAACTCCCTCATAATTCTCTCATACTATAAATAGCATTGGTCAACATTAAAAATTAGGGATTAAATGCATATCCTGAAATAATGTTTCAGTTTTGCATCATGGATGCAATCCCTCGCTCTCTTTGTCTATCAAAATCATGCATGCAAGCCAACATCCAAACGTACGGTCACAATAAGAAAACAAGGACTTTTACTGTCATGGATAATATTAACTATTTTGGAGTAATTTTAAACGTTTGGAGACGTAATTTTAGGATATGTTCAATTGTTTAGGATCTCCACAAGTAATTTTAAATATTTGGAGAAGTAATATTGATTACAATTGGATCTGTTCCATCAGCATAGTTTGTTATGCAAGGCATAAGTAATTTTAAATTCACTTAGGCTCTGTTTGGATGTTGACATTGGAGGGCCTTGAATTGAATTGGGTTCAATACCAAATCAACCTTGGTATTGAAATGAGATACAATTGCAATTCTATTGTTTGGGGTGTGGCTCGGTATTGAGACTAGGAGCACATGCGTGCGATGAATACCGGTTGGCATTGAGATTGATTTCCAATTCCGAATTCTATGTCATCCAAACAGTTGACATTTGCATCTGCCAATTCCAATTCCGAATTCCGAGTCCTAATATCTACATCCAAACGCTAAGTAATTCACAAATTTGACTGTTCATGAATACCATTTCAAGAACTAATTTTAAATATCTTCCAAGGTCCTTGATTATACCATTTGTCATGCTGATGAGATCAGTCCACGCAAATCAATATGTGATGCATATTTTTGGTTCAGAATGAGATAATGCATGGTTCTTTTGCAACTCCAGGCACCATGGAAGGAAAGCAAGCGAGGTTGCAGTCTAGTCACGCTGGAGAACAGAACGAAAGCTAGGAAGCTCTTGTAGCAGGGGTTATCTACCATCTAATGCTACCGCTGCACGGttgagcatcatcatcaattcccaacCTTCCTTGCACAAAATTGACGACAACAGTGTTTTAATAGCATGCGAGACTGTCAAACGTGCATTAATATAGTCCATAATCATGACAAACCAGGGTCTCCAAGGCTAattatcactactagaaaacgggtcaTCGGTCCAgaccaaaggtaccagctgctgttgcagccggtaccgatggtacccaacggtaccggctgcaacagcagctggtacctttggccttgGACCAACCAAGTGGAGGacaattggcaccgggtggtggttccaaccggttccaatgcgtcagcataggcaccggtttgaaccaccacccggtactaaatgaaggcggcgctattggcaccggttgatggtaataaccggtttctatggtgatgaaacgtggcagctgccaggagctcaggcctaaggcaccggttggtgccttgacccggtgctattgaacaaaatttagCACCAGGTCATTGAAAccaccggtgcctttggcccgagcctataaataccccagcccctcccccctcaagctgtcgtgaactcactgttcatggcaggtgagtgaggtgaggggaggagaatttttgcttttttttgaaaaaaggttagttatttttctttataacttagcaattaatttttagaaacagttattatttgatttagtttatacatgtgataattatttttatttgtagcatcttattatagttatatgcgttatcaatttattcgatatttgaatactatcaaattattgtatttatatgttttatccatttatttgatcagtgaatagtatctatttattataattatatgcattatcaattatataaatgtattgttataaattggtagtatgaatgaactatttgtacagtacaatgatgtatataaatgtattgtggacccagataagtcggcaatggatgtacatggccgaccggcgttcaaaggagttcatggatggcatgcatgaattcatagaagcagccgagaaacacaagtatggcggtttcgttcgttgtccatgcaaattctataagaatgagaaggattactcatcattcagaaccatccatagtcatttgttcaatagtggttttatgccgaactactatgtttggaccaagcatggagaaagaggaattgtgctggataataatgtagaagaagaggacaggatttctgactttgcagccaattataatttctttttcaatgacactgcaatgggtgagtctgaagaagatactgaaggatacattgtagaagatgatcttggtcagatgctgtgcgaagctgaggaaggttgcgaaacagaaaaggaatcgagagatctgaagcgtatgttggaggactacagaacattgttgtaccctgattgcaaacaagaccaaaagaagttgggtaccacattggaattattgcaatggaaggcatcaaatggtttgtctgacaagagatttgaggagttgctgaaacttataaaaaacttactccctgagggtaacaccttgccggagacaacatacgagacaaaaaaaattgtttgtcctttaggattagaggcacagaagatacatgcttgtcctaatgactgcatcctatatcgaggtgagtatgaaaatttggattcatgccctgtatgcaacgcgtgccggtataagatccctcgagatgatccaggcgacgttgaggggatgcgtgttaagaagagggtgcctgccaaggtgatgtggtattttcctctaataccacgtctgaaacatttgttcatgaacaaaatgaatgctaaattgatgcgatggcacaaagaagaacgtaagcaagacaatatgttgaggcaccccgctgatgggtcacagtggagaaaagtggacagaacattcccaacatttgcaaatgatgcgaggaatataagattcggcttaagtacggatggcataaatcctttcggtgagcagagcagtggccatagtacctagcctatgacactctgtatatacaaccttcctcactggttgtgtatgaagcggaaattcattatgatgccggtgcttatccccggcccgaagcaacccggtaacgatatagatgtgtatctgaaaccactgattgaggatcttctattgttgtggaaagaggagggtgttcgtatgtgggatgcgcacgcagaggatcattttaaccttcatgcattgcttttcgtaaccaccaacgattggccagcactaagtcacctctctggacaatccaataagggttatagggcatgcacccattgtttagaagaaaccgacagcatgtacctcaaacactgtaggaagatcgtgtatatgggtcatcgtcgatttcttccgatcaagcacccattaaggaggaggcatgctcacaacgatggaaaggcagatcatcgtaccaagcctaagcaccgttgtgggaaaatggtgtttgaaatggtcaaagatataaaagtagtattcggaaaaggacccagcaGCAAAttagtgcagagtgatgacggacgtgcacctatgtggaagaagaagagtatgttttgggagttaccttattgggaagtcttagacgtccgccacgcaattgatgtgatgcacctaacaaaaaatctttgtgtgaaccttctaggtttccttggtgtctacggtaaggcaaaggatacattggaagcgcggcaaggtcttcaacgtatgaaacaacgggccgccctacatccagaaaaaagggataaatgacatcattatctaggtcctgcgtgctacactcttagtaaggaagagaagcaaagtatgtttgactgtttgaacagtatcaaggtcccatcaggctactcttcgaatataaagaggctactgaacttgaaagagaagaaattcgcacacgtaaagtgccatgactgtcacgtgttgatgacgcaattgattccagttgcacttagaggtattctactagctaatgttcgagcaacaatcataaagctatgcgcctttctcaacacaatttctcagaaggcaatcgatccatcgagtttaagcaggctacaagaggatgttgtccaaagtttagtcagtcttgaaatgatatttcctccatcattcttcaatattatgacgcatcttctagttcacctggtcaaagagattggtattctcggtcctgttttctttcataatatgttcccttttgaacgatactttgcagtcctaaagaaatacgttcgtaatcgggatCGTCCAGAAGAAAGCATTGcaaagggttacgtcacagaggaggtcattgagttttgtgctgactatgtggaagaactctgcctaattgggattccagtatcacgtcatgaggggaggctgattggaaagggcacacttggaagaaaatcagtaaatgccacagatcatgccacgttgagcaaagcacatctcacagttctgcaacaatcagccttggtggctccatacatggaggagcacatgcaaattgtgcgaagcatataccctttgaagtctgagacatggattacaaaacatcataacgatacattcgccacctggttgcagaaggaagtcatggctaacgatcaaattcatgagcagctagcttggctggccaggggtccggcaaattcaatcttgatgtaccaaggatatgaaattaatggttacacattttatacaagagcccaagataataAGAGcatcaatcaaaatagtggtgtccgtatagatgccaccgactctagtggccaaatgaactcatattttggttacattgaagagatctgggaactcgactatgggccattgaaaatacctctatttcgttgtcaatgggttaaactcacaggaaaaggtgttgatatcgacgagtacggaatgacaacggtagacctaaaagagcttggctatcg contains:
- the LOC120706894 gene encoding wall-associated receptor kinase-like 6, with the protein product MPRMEASTTVRATQRWWFELLACLALMAAATAVLGVSAAPPTAADLAHCPKSCGGVNISYPFGIGRSCFRPGFEVTCNNSTRPPKLFLANTTTTTEIVQQYLWGAADASIVFNIATSPGASGNYSRSWQAPGKSLFITEETAVVIVGCGVEAFLFDHNNTGPGNLMGYCTSTCSDMAALEKQEAERGGCSGIGCCSIQFYRSVRAFRLSIIQKEEAVPPIVALANATVKAFLVEYEGWDYAFSMADLLFDKINQSTIGAATAYLRPVITDQPTCRKAKMYAELYACADVNDCEDYDDGYGGYTCSCANEFDNGNPYLVGGCIDDQYNPSHQKLNCSRSCGNTSIPFPFGLEPECTASTKFGLNCTSNQPLLGSPPGLQYLVVNISIDEGLLFVNQSYDPKYVPHSSYQYLLDVDFSEQYGIWKWAISNTTCDVAKKHTRYACISANSECTNVTHGDVYIGYRCKCSHGYEGNPYIRNGCNDTNECLVPYKCDGTCHNLEGSFICTSCPQGTLFDRVEMQCTSSKHRSLVIAIAIGLGCGLGVLVLTLSTTILVQQWKRHIRKTIRRACFRRNKGLLLELLISSDESATHSTKIFSLEDLETATNNFDSTRIVGSGGHGTVYKGILSDQRVVAIKKSKIVEQSEIDQFINEVAILSQIIHRNVVKLFGCCLESEVPLLVYEFISNGTLYDLLHGDLSAKCLLTWDDRTRIALEAATALSYLHSAASIPIFHRDVKSANILLNDSFTAKVSDFGASRSISIDETHVVTIVQGTFGYLDPEYYHTGQLNEKSDVYSFGVILVELLTRRKPIFLNCLGEKRNLSHCFLQRLRDKTTIEILDPQVIEEASQGEIDVMASLAEICLKVQREERPTMREVELRLQLLRGKITKNSREDLQVENEIEPLLLSKSNSSSLAQYNQLGAISDSINNHEATRCYTMEQELVSWSDLHR